A region from the Rhizoctonia solani chromosome 13, complete sequence genome encodes:
- a CDS encoding Uracil DNA glycosylase superfamily has translation MPPRSKKSKPASTHSSSPSKAKPAEDAKSETHTEQDTTKDPKDSKDEENYLDDAPRASQSNAESSPTKAKATAKPETAAHTGEETALKARASSPASARSSSPAPGDQPSTSAGSKRTVNGVTALKYIPFSMDNFIAGLNDEQKKLLQLECETLNKVWFKVLQDELTKPYFIKLKQFLWEEGIKDPETLCTKIYPPAKDIYSWSRCTPLGRVKVVIIGQDPYHGPKQAHGLCFSVRPGVQVPLPYATQMYKEIKSTYPSFEPPKHGASQAGSHAGKGWETFTDAVVKL, from the exons ATGCCTCCCAGGTCGAAAAAGTCAAAGCCTGCTTCGACCCATTCGTCTTCTCCTTCCAAGGCAAAGCCCGCTGAGGATGCCAAG TCCGAGACTCATACTGAGCAAGATACGACTAAAGACCCGAAAGACAGCAAAGACGAGGAAAACTACCTCGACGATGCTCCGCGTGCTTCTCAATCCAACGCCGAGTCCAGTCCGACCAAGGCCAAGGCAACCGCCAAACCAGAAACCGCGGCTCATACGGGAGAAGAGACAGCGCTC AAAGCTCGGGCTTCGTCCCCTGCTTCAGCGCGCTCTTCGTCCCCGGCCCCAGGCGATCAACCAAGCACAAGCGCCGGCTCAAAGAGAACTGTCAATGGCGTCACAGCGCTCAAGTACATTCCGTTTTCGATGGACAACTTTATTGCCGGATTAAACGACGAGCAAAAGAAGCTGTTACAGCTCGAGTGCGAGACGCTAAACAAAGTTTG GTTCAAAGTCCTCCAAGACGAACTTACGAAGCCGTACTTTATCAAGCTCAAGCAATTCTTGTGGGAAGAGGGAATCAAGGACCCAGAGACGCTTTGTACCAAGATTTACCCGCCAG CAAAGGACATTTACTCGTGGTCTCGCTGTACCCCACTCGGACGCGTCAAAGTCGTGATTATTGGTCAAGATCCATATCACGGCCCCAAACAAGCTCACG GTCTATGCTTTTCCGTCCGTCCGGGTGTACAAGTTCCTCTTCCCTACGCAAC ACAGATGTACAAGGAAATCAAATCGACCTATCCTTCTTTCGAACCTCCCAAGCACGG AGCAAGTCAGGCAGGGAGCCATGCAGGCAAGGGGTGGGAGACGTTTACAGACGCAGTTGTCAAG CTTTGA
- a CDS encoding CFEM domain protein: MRFSTRFVVLGLFAAIASAQTPIPPTETAPTGSVTRTVSDTVTTSGTALPSSSVNGTITASGSLNSTATLSATSTTPTTTSYPSLVANSSGLDFPGKLLDYYDVNCYCNSTQFRSGLVQCVASNCPQDLSSAENYGQQFCTSSRQFNLPPAPSSTSREQ; the protein is encoded by the exons ATGCGATTTTCCACTCGGTTTGTTGTGCTTGGTCTGTTTGCAGCGATTGCGAGTGCCCAGACGCCTATTCCCCCGACCGAGACGGCTCCGACTGGGTCTGTTACTCGTACTGTCAGTGATACTGTTACCACCAGTGGTACTGCACTGCCATCCAGCTCTGTCAATGGGACTATTACTGCGAGTGGCAGTCTAAACTCGACTGCGACTCTGAGTGCTACTTCCACCACTCCAACCACGACCAGTTATCCATCCTTGG TGGCCAATTCTTCAGGTCTCGATTTCCCAGGCAAACTGCTCGACTATTATGATGTCAACTGCTACTGCAACAG TACACAATTCCGCTCAGGTCTTGTCCAATGCGTAGCATCAAATTGTCCCCAGGACCTGTCCAGCGCCGAGAATTACGGCCAA CAATTCTGCACATCGTCTCGTCAGTTTAACCTACCTCCTGCTCCATCATCTACATCGCGCGAGCAGTAG
- a CDS encoding farnesyl-diphosphate synthase, with the protein MDSTRPDYDHILPLLSAPNPWRPESESHLLEPFTYLTSNPGKDMRSHLIEAFNLWLQVGERELAIVGKVVNMLHNASLMMDDVEDDSQLRRGAPVAHKIYGIPQTINTANYVYFLAYQELFQVARLGSSDRTKDLDKVVTEELLNLHRGRG; encoded by the exons ATGGACTCGACTCGGCCAGATTACGACCACATCCTTCCTCTCCTCTCCGCTCCGAACCCATGGCGTCCTGAATCCGAGAGC CACCTGCTAGAACCGTTTACGTACCTCACGTCCAATCCCGGCAAAGACATGCGTTCGCACCTGATCGAGGCGTTTAACCTCTGGCTCCAAGTCGGCGAACGTGAACTGGCGATTGTGGGTAAAGTGGTGAATATGTTGCATAATGCGAGTTTGAT GATGGACGACGTCGAAGACGATTCTCAGCTCCGTCGTGGTGCACCCGTCGCACACAAGATTTACGGAATTCCGCAAACGATTAATACTGCGAATTATGTTTATTTCTTGGCGTACCAAGAGTTGTTTCAAGTTGCGAGACTGGGAT CATCGGACAGGACAAAAGATTTAGACAAGGTCGTTACTGAAGAACTTTTAAATCTCCATCGAGGCAGGGGTTAG